Proteins encoded within one genomic window of Candidatus Sysuiplasma jiujiangense:
- a CDS encoding 2-oxo acid dehydrogenase subunit E2 produces the protein MKKEFRLPDVGEGVAEGEIKKWLVKEGDSVKEFQPLAEIITDKVNVEMTSPFTGRILTLRADEGQTVKVGEPILDFEVEGGAEPAAVSPPAAAPAAGVLSHPPPDRAVAQAPQVKATPAVRKRARELGVDLLRIPPGPEGRITAEDVEKFAAGTAAATAVVQSVPVHAQEAGREERVKVHGIRKRIFERMAESKRNIPHFSYVDEADMTNVVNARNILSKRYGDRVKLTYLPFIIKAAVEALKEFPALNSFFDQDNNEIVLKHYYNIGIAVATDEGLIVPNIKDADRKSVEQLAREVEDLASRARTGKLALPEVQGGTFTITNVGPIGGLFSAPVINFPESAILATHKIQQRPVARNGQIILRDMMYFTVACDHRIVDGAVAAMFGNRLIEYLENPLLLKLEF, from the coding sequence ATGAAAAAGGAATTCAGGTTGCCGGATGTCGGGGAAGGCGTTGCAGAGGGAGAGATCAAAAAGTGGCTCGTGAAGGAAGGAGACAGCGTGAAGGAATTCCAGCCCCTTGCAGAAATTATAACAGACAAGGTCAACGTGGAAATGACATCGCCCTTTACAGGCAGGATCCTCACGCTGAGGGCAGACGAAGGGCAGACAGTCAAGGTCGGAGAGCCGATCCTTGACTTTGAAGTCGAGGGTGGGGCCGAACCTGCCGCTGTATCTCCGCCCGCTGCCGCACCTGCTGCCGGCGTGCTCTCCCACCCCCCTCCAGACAGGGCGGTTGCGCAAGCTCCGCAGGTGAAGGCAACACCCGCAGTCAGGAAGAGAGCGAGAGAACTCGGCGTTGACCTTCTGCGCATTCCTCCCGGCCCTGAGGGCAGAATAACTGCTGAGGATGTCGAGAAATTTGCGGCCGGCACTGCCGCCGCTACGGCTGTCGTGCAGTCTGTTCCGGTACATGCCCAGGAAGCCGGAAGAGAGGAAAGAGTGAAGGTGCATGGCATCAGAAAAAGGATATTCGAGCGGATGGCCGAATCGAAGAGGAACATACCTCATTTCAGCTATGTAGACGAGGCAGATATGACGAACGTTGTGAATGCACGCAACATACTTTCGAAGAGATACGGCGACAGGGTCAAGCTCACGTACCTTCCGTTCATTATCAAGGCAGCTGTGGAGGCGCTTAAAGAATTTCCGGCACTCAATTCATTCTTCGATCAGGATAACAACGAGATCGTGCTCAAGCATTACTACAACATAGGCATTGCAGTGGCAACCGACGAAGGGCTGATTGTGCCAAATATCAAGGATGCCGACAGGAAAAGCGTCGAGCAGCTCGCCAGGGAGGTGGAGGATTTGGCTTCAAGGGCGAGGACAGGGAAGCTTGCACTACCGGAAGTGCAGGGAGGGACATTCACGATAACGAATGTCGGACCCATAGGCGGCCTGTTTTCAGCCCCCGTGATAAACTTCCCCGAAAGCGCAATACTTGCGACACATAAAATACAGCAGAGGCCGGTCGCCAGGAACGGCCAGATAATTCTGAGGGACATGATGTATTTCACCGTAGCCTGCGACCACAGGATAGTGGACGGGGCGGTTGCCGCCATGTTTGGAAACCGCCTCATCGAATATCTTGAGAATCCACTGCTTCTGAAGCTGGAATTCTGA
- a CDS encoding alpha-ketoacid dehydrogenase subunit beta produces MTSETLLQAVTDAMRTEMDRDEDVVVLGEDVGRDGGVFRATEGLLKQFGPSRVMDTPLNESGILGVAAGMAMYGLRPVAEIQFMDFIYPGFDQIVSEISKIRYRSGGTFSVPMVIRTPYGGGIKGGLYHSQSTEAFFTHLPGLKVVTPATPYDAKGLLIASIRDPDPVLFLEPKKIYRSFKEEVPEGDYTVDIGKAKISRKGSDVTIVSYGASLHASLQAAALAEKEGISVEVIDLRTLVPVDVQTVVESVRRTGRLIIVNEATKFSSFAAEISALVAERAIDSLSAPIFRVSGFDTPFNYTWESIYLPDTERILEYIRKSAGY; encoded by the coding sequence ATGACTTCCGAAACGCTGCTCCAGGCCGTCACTGACGCAATGAGGACAGAAATGGACAGGGATGAGGACGTTGTCGTACTCGGCGAGGATGTCGGCAGGGACGGCGGCGTGTTCAGGGCCACCGAGGGTCTGCTGAAGCAGTTTGGGCCCTCGAGGGTAATGGATACGCCTTTGAACGAGTCGGGTATTCTCGGTGTGGCTGCGGGCATGGCGATGTACGGCCTCAGGCCGGTGGCGGAGATACAGTTCATGGATTTCATCTATCCCGGATTTGACCAGATCGTAAGTGAAATCTCGAAGATAAGATACAGATCGGGAGGGACATTCTCGGTGCCGATGGTCATAAGGACACCATACGGGGGAGGAATAAAGGGCGGTCTTTACCACTCGCAGAGCACCGAGGCATTTTTCACCCATCTGCCCGGTCTGAAGGTTGTCACGCCTGCAACGCCATACGATGCAAAAGGACTGCTCATAGCGTCCATCAGGGACCCGGATCCCGTCCTTTTCCTTGAGCCGAAGAAGATATACAGATCGTTCAAGGAGGAGGTGCCTGAAGGCGATTACACCGTGGATATAGGAAAAGCGAAAATTTCCAGGAAGGGGAGTGATGTCACGATTGTATCTTACGGCGCGTCCCTGCACGCTTCGCTCCAGGCGGCGGCCCTAGCCGAGAAGGAGGGGATATCCGTCGAGGTCATAGATCTCAGGACGCTTGTCCCGGTAGATGTGCAGACTGTTGTTGAATCCGTCAGAAGAACAGGCAGACTCATAATAGTGAACGAGGCGACAAAGTTTTCAAGCTTTGCGGCGGAAATTTCCGCGCTCGTTGCGGAAAGGGCCATAGACTCGCTGAGCGCTCCGATTTTCCGTGTTTCAGGCTTCGATACGCCGTTTAACTATACATGGGAGAGCATTTATCTCCCTGATACGGAAAGGATACTCGAATATATCAGAAAGTCAGCAGGTTACTGA
- the pdhA gene encoding pyruvate dehydrogenase (acetyl-transferring) E1 component subunit alpha, translating to MQAAKVRTGTGKDMFQILDDDGNYDSELEPNISRDRLLKMYRVMKTVRMFENISMGLQRQGRIGFYIGAGGQEACSVGSTAVLNDDDWIFPAYREPGALLLRGETVLQLFNQLFGNANDYNKGRQMPNHFNSRIRNIATPSSPIATQIPHAVGMAIAARIKKKNAIALTFFGDGATSENDFHSGMNFAGVFNAPVVFFCQNNGYAISLPTRRQTNAETLAQKGTAYGIRSERIDGNDILAVYSATGRAVERARNGEGPTLIEAITYRIGPHSSSDDPTKYREKKEVDEWMKKDPIKRMRGYLKIKGYWDDAKEQQLTEDIDSEIREAVKKAENTPKPPVESVFENVYEEMPWHIREEMEETVHRQNASGKGV from the coding sequence ATGCAGGCTGCAAAAGTAAGAACCGGAACAGGGAAGGATATGTTCCAGATATTGGACGATGACGGGAATTACGACAGCGAGCTGGAGCCTAACATTTCCAGGGACAGGCTCCTGAAGATGTACAGGGTGATGAAAACCGTCAGGATGTTTGAAAATATATCCATGGGACTCCAGCGGCAGGGAAGAATAGGATTCTATATAGGCGCTGGCGGGCAGGAGGCATGCAGTGTCGGCTCCACAGCCGTGCTCAATGACGACGACTGGATATTCCCGGCATACCGGGAACCAGGCGCACTGCTTCTCAGGGGAGAGACAGTTCTTCAGCTATTCAACCAGCTCTTCGGAAATGCGAACGACTATAACAAAGGGAGGCAGATGCCCAATCACTTCAATTCGCGAATCAGGAACATCGCCACGCCCTCGAGTCCGATCGCGACGCAGATTCCCCATGCGGTCGGCATGGCCATAGCCGCAAGGATCAAGAAGAAAAATGCGATAGCGCTGACCTTTTTCGGAGACGGTGCCACCTCCGAAAACGATTTCCACAGCGGAATGAACTTTGCGGGCGTCTTCAACGCCCCGGTAGTTTTCTTCTGCCAGAACAACGGATATGCAATTTCTCTGCCTACGCGGCGGCAGACGAATGCGGAGACGCTGGCACAGAAGGGTACGGCATACGGTATAAGGAGTGAGCGCATAGACGGAAACGACATTCTGGCTGTCTATTCAGCGACCGGCAGGGCGGTTGAAAGGGCAAGGAACGGGGAGGGGCCAACCCTCATCGAAGCCATAACCTACAGAATAGGGCCGCATTCCTCATCCGACGATCCGACGAAATACAGGGAGAAGAAGGAGGTTGACGAATGGATGAAGAAGGATCCCATCAAGAGGATGAGGGGTTACCTCAAAATCAAGGGATACTGGGACGATGCAAAGGAGCAGCAACTGACTGAAGACATTGACAGCGAAATCAGGGAGGCTGTAAAGAAGGCAGAGAACACGCCCAAGCCGCCGGTCGAATCCGTGTTCGAGAACGTCTACGAAGAAATGCCCTGGCACATCAGGGAGGAAATGGAGGAAACAGTTCACAGGCAAAATGCTTCCGGGAAGGGGGTATGA
- the lipA gene encoding lipoyl synthase, producing the protein MPMQIERKPDWLKVKLASTGSYASVKKQIGALQLHTICQEAKCPNIFECWGSGTATILLMGDVCTRGCRFCAVKSGNPGGVVDAEEPSRVAVSVAESGLSYVVLTSVDRDDIPDGGAAHIANTVVEIKRRRSNMLVEVLMPDFRGDRHSLDTVIESGADVLAHNVETVRRLTPSVRDRRATYDQSLEVLEYLKKKSGRVTKTSLMLGLGEKEGEIIETMRDLRNAGVDAITFGQYLRPSPWHLPVCSYVEPGQFDSYAEKAKEMGFSMVASGPLVRSSYRASELFLKGLVEQRMQMI; encoded by the coding sequence ATGCCGATGCAGATCGAGAGGAAACCTGACTGGCTGAAAGTCAAGCTCGCCTCCACGGGCAGCTACGCTTCAGTCAAGAAGCAGATTGGAGCACTTCAGCTCCATACGATTTGCCAGGAAGCGAAATGCCCGAATATATTTGAATGCTGGGGATCTGGCACCGCCACAATCCTGCTCATGGGCGACGTGTGCACGAGGGGGTGCAGGTTTTGTGCCGTAAAAAGCGGCAATCCCGGCGGTGTTGTTGATGCGGAAGAGCCCTCAAGAGTCGCTGTGTCCGTGGCGGAAAGCGGATTAAGTTATGTCGTCCTCACTTCCGTCGACAGGGACGATATTCCGGACGGCGGGGCGGCACATATCGCGAACACCGTCGTGGAGATCAAGCGCAGAAGGAGCAACATGCTGGTGGAAGTGCTGATGCCTGATTTCAGGGGCGACAGGCACTCCCTTGACACCGTGATAGAATCGGGTGCGGATGTGCTCGCCCACAACGTGGAAACTGTGAGGCGCCTTACGCCGTCGGTCAGGGACAGGAGGGCGACTTATGACCAGAGCCTGGAAGTGCTCGAATATCTGAAGAAAAAATCGGGAAGAGTGACAAAAACCTCGCTGATGCTCGGCCTCGGCGAAAAAGAGGGCGAGATAATCGAGACGATGCGCGACCTGAGAAATGCCGGAGTGGATGCCATCACCTTCGGACAGTACCTGCGGCCTTCGCCGTGGCACCTGCCCGTCTGCAGCTATGTCGAGCCCGGGCAGTTTGACAGTTATGCAGAAAAAGCGAAGGAAATGGGCTTCTCAATGGTTGCCTCGGGTCCGCTTGTGAGAAGTTCCTACAGGGCTTCAGAGCTATTCCTGAAGGGTCTAGTGGAACAGAGGATGCAGATGATTTGA
- a CDS encoding 30S ribosomal protein S3ae — protein sequence MADKPKSSSRKVRDKWKEKSWFKIYAPEMFNSIELGETPAISPDELKERITEATVQDLTGDFSKMHIKLRFRADAVKGNEIHTQFIGHNLTNDYVRRLTRRKRTKTEHVIDAVTRDGFTIRLKPMVVTERRIQSSQETSIRNITTALVKGKVAEMTLSEVVKSIVSGDMSKEIANSTKIIIPMKKVEIGKSEILSFPAQGFVVPPPLESAAKAEPAVETTAGTPEAIPAEGKEVAQTAAERAPEETPSEEEIAPEEIVDTKQKNR from the coding sequence ATGGCTGATAAACCGAAATCGAGTTCAAGAAAGGTCAGGGACAAGTGGAAGGAGAAGTCCTGGTTCAAAATTTACGCGCCGGAAATGTTCAACAGCATTGAGCTGGGGGAAACACCTGCCATTTCACCTGATGAACTGAAGGAGAGAATCACGGAAGCGACAGTTCAGGACCTGACAGGCGATTTTTCGAAGATGCACATAAAACTGAGGTTCAGGGCAGATGCCGTCAAGGGGAATGAAATACACACACAGTTCATCGGGCACAATCTGACAAACGATTACGTGAGGAGACTTACAAGGCGCAAGAGAACAAAGACGGAGCATGTTATTGACGCAGTGACAAGAGATGGTTTTACGATAAGGCTGAAGCCGATGGTTGTCACCGAAAGGCGCATCCAGTCATCGCAGGAAACGTCCATACGCAACATAACGACCGCTCTGGTGAAGGGAAAAGTTGCGGAGATGACACTGTCCGAGGTTGTCAAATCGATTGTTTCTGGCGATATGTCCAAGGAAATCGCAAATTCCACAAAGATAATAATTCCAATGAAGAAGGTCGAGATCGGGAAAAGCGAAATACTGTCTTTTCCGGCTCAGGGTTTCGTCGTCCCCCCTCCGCTTGAGTCTGCTGCGAAGGCTGAACCTGCAGTCGAAACAACCGCCGGGACGCCCGAAGCGATTCCGGCGGAAGGCAAAGAGGTTGCACAGACTGCCGCAGAAAGAGCACCGGAGGAGACGCCTTCAGAGGAAGAGATTGCACCGGAAGAAATCGTGGACACGAAACAAAAGAACAGGTGA
- a CDS encoding FAD-binding protein: MDILADLRDILPDGVLSGNEQLIPYLTDASHFEGDIPLAVVFPSTTKQVSSLLAYCNNRGIAVVARGGGTSLTGASVLKGKGVVVDMLRMDKIIEVSTVDKYAACQPGVRLDDLNETLSRHNHFFPPDPGSSIAATVGGVISTNAGGLRCLRYGTTKDWILGVEVVLPGGEVVQFGNRTLKSRIGYDLTSLVVGSEGTLGIVTGAYLKIAARPEAVSRIVAFYTGISSLGKAVADIRNGSVQPLVAEFLDRKTLEAVARGINFDFPPEARYMLLLDIEGPPEAMDRYMAEVRGTLSKSSPILIIETKDEEEMRRLYMARKGAYSSLLKLRRSPGDSVLIGDIVVPPSTLSEVLEDISETARKMNIYVALFGHIGDGNIHANIFVDLNNREEADRVNSFHRQLAEIALAHGGSVSAEHGIGIEKRELLQLEYSRRHSEMTIEVMKRIKTVIDPKGIMNPGKVFF, encoded by the coding sequence ATGGATATTCTTGCGGATCTAAGGGATATATTACCAGACGGTGTCCTCTCCGGAAATGAGCAGCTCATTCCCTACCTTACAGACGCATCACACTTTGAGGGCGACATTCCCCTTGCCGTTGTATTCCCTTCAACGACGAAACAGGTTTCATCGCTGCTTGCATACTGCAACAACCGGGGAATAGCTGTTGTGGCCAGGGGAGGAGGCACATCGCTTACGGGCGCCTCCGTTCTCAAGGGAAAGGGGGTCGTGGTGGATATGCTGAGAATGGATAAGATAATCGAGGTCAGCACGGTCGACAAGTATGCGGCCTGTCAGCCCGGCGTACGGCTTGACGACCTCAATGAAACACTTTCCAGGCACAACCACTTTTTTCCACCTGATCCTGGCAGTTCGATAGCGGCAACCGTAGGCGGCGTCATTTCGACGAACGCAGGAGGTCTCAGGTGTCTCAGATACGGTACGACAAAGGACTGGATTCTCGGTGTGGAAGTTGTGCTGCCAGGCGGCGAGGTTGTCCAGTTCGGCAACAGGACGCTAAAATCCCGAATAGGATATGATCTGACATCGCTCGTTGTGGGCAGCGAAGGAACACTGGGAATCGTCACCGGCGCATACCTTAAGATAGCCGCAAGACCGGAAGCAGTATCCCGGATTGTTGCCTTCTACACGGGCATATCCTCTCTCGGGAAGGCGGTAGCGGACATCAGGAACGGTTCAGTGCAGCCGCTGGTTGCTGAGTTCCTTGACAGGAAGACGCTCGAAGCTGTAGCGCGCGGCATAAATTTCGATTTCCCACCGGAAGCCAGGTATATGCTTCTCCTCGATATCGAGGGACCGCCTGAGGCAATGGACAGGTACATGGCTGAAGTGCGTGGAACGCTATCAAAGTCGTCGCCCATACTCATAATAGAGACAAAGGATGAGGAGGAGATGCGCAGGCTCTATATGGCCAGAAAGGGGGCCTATTCCTCGCTCCTCAAGCTCAGGAGAAGCCCCGGCGACAGCGTGCTTATTGGTGACATTGTTGTTCCTCCATCCACCCTCTCTGAGGTTCTGGAGGATATATCTGAGACCGCGCGGAAGATGAACATCTATGTGGCGCTGTTCGGCCACATTGGAGACGGGAACATACATGCCAACATATTCGTCGATCTGAACAACAGGGAGGAGGCGGACAGAGTCAACTCGTTCCACAGACAGCTCGCGGAGATTGCGCTAGCACATGGGGGAAGCGTGTCGGCGGAGCACGGCATCGGCATCGAAAAGAGGGAATTACTGCAGCTTGAATATTCCAGGAGACATTCGGAAATGACAATTGAGGTCATGAAGAGAATCAAAACGGTTATTGACCCGAAGGGGATAATGAATCCAGGCAAGGTATTCTTTTGA
- a CDS encoding (Fe-S)-binding protein: MNDAADKLSEEAGRCIGCGFCESVCPTEPASGYVASRGARGRVILSKELLKNHAGNRDVSIFADSFYSCLDCYACYQVCPAGVNAGLISHYSREIIGRSSAPPLARMIERMIMRYRSIIPAGRRICDWARDMGIRNSGSTLLYTGQMYQLMAYVPKLSRFLHRKFPGPNFTASLALRFPAAAHISRLFRDREVAAAMNSSLRDIALLLKNSGVDFCYLFDEEPYPGTLLNDLGFTDSFDEYSAWLADFFRSKGVRKIITVDPHTYDLFRNVIPGRVPGFDFDVSHYLELLDSSKLKMTGRRVTFHEPCHLSRRFADFSLPSDMLAKCTVTSMPAKSGRSTYCCGGPDELLFPGIADRVSRRRSEQLEMTGADVTVTACPVCNITLRRSGKVMDIASVLAESTRV, translated from the coding sequence TTGAACGATGCTGCTGACAAGCTCTCCGAAGAGGCGGGCAGGTGCATCGGCTGCGGATTCTGCGAATCTGTCTGCCCGACAGAGCCGGCGTCCGGCTACGTCGCCTCCAGGGGGGCAAGAGGGAGGGTTATTCTTTCAAAGGAACTGCTGAAGAACCATGCCGGAAACCGGGATGTGTCCATCTTCGCCGATTCATTCTATTCCTGTCTTGACTGCTATGCGTGCTACCAGGTCTGCCCTGCCGGCGTTAATGCAGGACTCATTTCCCATTATTCCAGGGAGATCATCGGCAGGAGCAGCGCTCCTCCGCTTGCAAGAATGATTGAACGAATGATCATGCGGTACAGGTCAATAATTCCCGCAGGGCGGAGAATCTGCGACTGGGCAAGGGATATGGGCATACGGAACAGCGGGTCCACCCTGCTGTACACTGGACAGATGTATCAGCTGATGGCATACGTACCGAAACTTTCCAGATTCCTTCACAGGAAATTTCCCGGTCCCAACTTCACCGCATCCCTTGCACTGAGATTTCCGGCAGCGGCGCACATCTCAAGGCTCTTCAGGGATCGTGAAGTGGCCGCCGCCATGAATTCAAGCCTGAGGGATATCGCGCTGCTGCTGAAGAATTCCGGAGTCGATTTCTGCTACCTGTTCGATGAGGAACCATATCCCGGGACGCTCCTGAATGATCTAGGTTTCACTGATTCTTTCGACGAATACTCTGCCTGGCTGGCTGATTTTTTCAGGTCAAAGGGTGTCAGGAAAATAATCACGGTGGATCCGCACACATACGACCTCTTCAGGAATGTCATTCCGGGAAGGGTGCCGGGATTCGACTTTGATGTTTCGCATTACCTTGAGCTGCTTGACAGTTCGAAGCTGAAGATGACCGGGCGCAGGGTTACTTTTCACGAGCCATGCCATCTCTCGCGCAGGTTTGCAGATTTTTCCCTCCCATCCGATATGCTTGCAAAGTGCACGGTTACGTCGATGCCTGCCAAGAGCGGCAGGAGCACCTACTGCTGCGGCGGACCTGATGAGCTTCTCTTCCCAGGCATTGCAGACCGCGTGTCGCGCAGGAGGAGTGAGCAGCTCGAAATGACCGGGGCGGATGTGACAGTGACTGCGTGTCCCGTGTGCAACATAACTCTCCGAAGGAGCGGGAAGGTCATGGACATTGCATCCGTTCTGGCAGAGTCAACCCGTGTTTGA
- a CDS encoding roadblock/LC7 domain-containing protein: MADELREMLKGLRQEGVISSAVISRDGLVIASDLDAGSYVETFAIMCATLMGAAVTANLELKRGTPEKVTVESSDGKMLILNAGRKAVIVSVLEGGSDEALVSRQMSKIADFIRQS, encoded by the coding sequence TTGGCCGATGAACTTCGTGAAATGCTAAAGGGACTGAGGCAGGAAGGCGTCATATCCTCTGCAGTGATCAGCAGAGACGGTCTCGTGATAGCCTCGGATCTGGACGCCGGATCATACGTTGAAACCTTTGCCATAATGTGCGCCACGCTCATGGGCGCAGCCGTTACGGCCAACCTGGAGCTCAAACGCGGCACTCCCGAGAAAGTGACAGTCGAGAGCAGCGACGGAAAGATGCTGATACTGAATGCAGGAAGGAAGGCTGTCATTGTTTCCGTTCTTGAAGGCGGAAGCGACGAGGCGCTGGTATCAAGGCAGATGTCGAAGATTGCTGATTTTATAAGGCAGAGCTGA